Proteins from a single region of Hymenobacter aquaticus:
- the rffA gene encoding dTDP-4-amino-4,6-dideoxygalactose transaminase: protein MEQPFIPFNKPFLAGQELVHIQQALAHGKLSGNGYFTQHSQQFLQARYGLGRALLTTSGTAALEMAALLLGIQPGDEVIVPSFTFTSTANAFVLRGATIVFADSLPHHPNLDTDQVAALLTPRTRAIVPVHYAGVACDMAPLLALSRAHEQLFIVEDAAQAIEGRYHEQPLGAVGHLAAFSFHETKNIICGEGGMLAINDPAFAARAEILWEKGTNRAAFFRGEVARYQWVDVGSSFLPSELNAAYLWGQLQQLEAIQERRTAQWQRYYEALRPLARQGCFALPFVPDYARHNAHIFYLLCTGLAERDALIRHLGRHQILAVSHYQPLHASPFYRARHDGRPLPHATAHAERLVRLPLYYELSSAEQQQVIAAVQRFYLGPPAR, encoded by the coding sequence ATGGAGCAGCCGTTTATTCCGTTTAACAAGCCTTTTCTGGCCGGCCAGGAGCTGGTGCACATCCAGCAGGCGCTGGCCCACGGCAAGCTGTCGGGCAACGGCTACTTTACCCAGCACAGCCAGCAGTTTCTGCAAGCCCGCTACGGCCTGGGCCGCGCCCTGCTAACCACCAGCGGCACGGCGGCCCTGGAAATGGCGGCCCTGCTGCTCGGCATCCAGCCCGGCGACGAGGTCATCGTGCCCTCGTTCACGTTTACTTCCACGGCCAATGCCTTCGTGCTGCGCGGGGCCACCATCGTCTTTGCCGACAGCCTGCCCCACCACCCCAACCTGGACACCGACCAGGTAGCGGCCCTGCTCACGCCCCGCACCCGCGCCATCGTGCCGGTGCACTACGCCGGCGTGGCCTGCGACATGGCCCCGCTGCTGGCCCTCAGCCGGGCCCACGAGCAGCTGTTTATCGTGGAAGACGCGGCCCAGGCCATTGAGGGCCGCTACCACGAGCAGCCGCTGGGGGCGGTGGGGCATCTGGCCGCTTTTTCTTTCCACGAAACTAAAAACATCATCTGCGGCGAAGGCGGCATGCTGGCCATCAACGACCCGGCGTTTGCGGCGCGGGCCGAAATACTCTGGGAAAAGGGCACCAACCGGGCCGCGTTTTTCCGGGGCGAAGTGGCGCGCTACCAGTGGGTGGACGTGGGCTCCTCGTTTCTGCCCTCGGAGCTGAACGCGGCCTACCTCTGGGGCCAATTGCAGCAGCTGGAGGCCATTCAGGAGCGGCGCACTGCGCAGTGGCAGCGCTACTACGAGGCCCTGCGGCCCCTGGCCCGCCAGGGCTGCTTCGCGCTGCCTTTCGTGCCCGACTACGCCCGCCACAACGCCCATATCTTCTACCTGCTCTGCACCGGCCTTGCGGAGCGGGACGCGCTGATTCGCCACCTGGGCCGGCACCAGATTCTGGCCGTGTCGCACTACCAGCCTCTGCACGCCAGCCCGTTTTACCGGGCCCGGCACGACGGCCGCCCCCTACCCCACGCCACGGCCCACGCCGAGCGTCTCGTGCGGCTGCCGCTCTACTACGAGCTGAGTTCGGCTGAGCAGCAGCAGGTTATTGCGGCGGTACAGCGCTTTTACCTGGGGCCTCCCGCACGCTAG
- a CDS encoding GNAT family N-acetyltransferase, with product MTAHHSIIPLAWDSAFFGFPTGRLVGTGLLAEDLRELLVQARGQGWRLLYWFVSPEDVVSGEAAQALGLHPADDKRVYARALPARLPVVPAAVRRISGPTASPELTALAVQSGEYSRFRTDPHFAPGQFEQLYAQWLAKALANGMVLAYQPGASQGAQGLLTLEEQGAELAIGLVAVDGQWRRRGIGQALLAGAYRQARAAGFRALRVTTQGANQAACRFYEQAGFALVERQLVFHLWLPEQQ from the coding sequence ATGACTGCCCACCATTCTATTATTCCCCTGGCGTGGGACAGCGCCTTTTTCGGCTTTCCCACCGGCCGGCTCGTCGGGACCGGCTTACTGGCGGAGGATCTGCGGGAGCTGCTGGTTCAAGCGCGCGGCCAGGGCTGGCGGTTGCTGTACTGGTTTGTAAGCCCCGAAGATGTGGTTTCGGGGGAAGCGGCCCAAGCCCTGGGGTTGCACCCTGCCGACGACAAGCGCGTCTATGCGCGGGCTTTGCCGGCCCGGCTCCCGGTGGTGCCCGCAGCCGTGCGGCGGATTTCGGGCCCCACTGCCTCCCCCGAACTGACGGCCCTGGCGGTGCAAAGCGGGGAATATTCGCGCTTCCGCACCGACCCCCATTTCGCGCCCGGCCAGTTCGAGCAGCTGTACGCCCAGTGGCTGGCCAAGGCGCTGGCCAACGGGATGGTACTGGCGTATCAGCCCGGGGCCAGCCAGGGTGCGCAGGGCCTGCTTACGCTCGAAGAACAGGGTGCGGAGCTGGCTATTGGCCTGGTGGCGGTAGACGGGCAGTGGCGCCGGCGGGGCATCGGGCAGGCGCTGCTGGCCGGCGCCTACCGGCAGGCGCGGGCAGCGGGTTTTCGGGCGTTGCGCGTTACCACGCAGGGCGCGAATCAGGCGGCCTGCCGGTTTTATGAGCAGGCGGGCTTTGCCCTGGTAGAGCGGCAGCTGGTGTTTCACCTGTGGCTGCCGGAGCAGCAGTAG
- a CDS encoding glycosyltransferase family 2 protein, which translates to MPTAPVRPLFSVVSPVYRAEHLLAELVQRLHTALAPLTDSYEIILVDDSSPDGSWRRIQELAARDARIRGLRLSRNFGQHHAITAGLDVAQGEWVVVMDCDLQDRPEEIPALYQRARQGYDVVLASRTARQDGWLKTRLSRGFYALLSYLTGTRQDAQVANFGLYHHRAIAAVGQLRESIRYFPTMIRWVGFRQTTVAVQHAPEGRPGTYSFARRLQLATDVILASSDKPLRLLAYLGLLLSGGAFLLGLVTLIRYAVGQITVPGYTSLLLAISFFSGLILLALGTVGLYVGKIFESVRHRPLYIVEATT; encoded by the coding sequence ATGCCCACTGCCCCCGTCAGGCCGCTTTTCTCAGTTGTCAGCCCCGTGTACCGGGCTGAGCACCTGTTGGCGGAGCTGGTGCAACGGCTGCATACGGCCCTGGCTCCGCTGACCGATTCCTACGAAATCATCCTAGTCGACGACAGCAGCCCGGATGGCAGCTGGCGCCGGATTCAGGAGCTGGCCGCGCGGGATGCGCGCATCCGGGGCCTGCGGCTGAGCCGCAACTTCGGGCAGCACCACGCCATTACCGCCGGCCTCGATGTGGCCCAGGGCGAGTGGGTGGTCGTCATGGACTGCGACCTGCAAGACCGGCCCGAGGAAATACCGGCCTTGTACCAGCGCGCCCGGCAGGGCTACGACGTGGTGCTGGCCAGCCGCACGGCGCGCCAGGATGGGTGGCTTAAAACCAGACTTTCCCGGGGATTCTACGCCCTGCTCTCCTACCTTACCGGCACCCGCCAGGATGCGCAGGTGGCGAATTTCGGCCTCTACCACCACCGGGCCATTGCGGCCGTGGGACAGCTGCGGGAAAGCATCCGCTACTTCCCCACCATGATTCGCTGGGTGGGCTTCCGGCAAACGACCGTGGCCGTGCAGCACGCGCCCGAGGGCCGGCCGGGCACCTACAGCTTCGCGCGCCGGCTGCAACTGGCCACCGACGTTATCCTGGCTTCTTCCGACAAGCCCCTGCGGCTGCTGGCCTACCTGGGCCTGCTGCTCTCGGGCGGCGCGTTTCTGCTGGGACTAGTTACGCTGATTCGCTACGCCGTGGGACAGATTACGGTGCCGGGCTACACCAGCCTGCTGCTGGCCATCAGCTTTTTCTCGGGCCTGATTCTGCTGGCCCTGGGCACGGTGGGTTTGTACGTGGGCAAGATTTTCGAGAGTGTCCGCCACCGGCCGCTCTACATTGTGGAGGCGACTACCTGA
- a CDS encoding glycosyltransferase family 4 protein: MHILFLVPYPPGKAPSQRFRFEQYLHFLAGAGHTYQLEPFISEDTWSILYKPGHTLSKALGIIGGFLRRFLLLFSVPKADFVFIHREASPIGPPIFEWIIAKLFGKRIVYDFDDAIWIPNTSAANSIVAGVKWHHKVGSICRWAYKISCGNTYLRDYARQFNPNAIVNPTTIDTVNLHNQVKDQRTEQLVIGWTGTHSTMKYLEQVVPVLAELEQHYAFEFRVISNQEPQLPLKSLSFRPWRKDTEIADLLTFNIGLMPLEDDPWAKGKCAFKALQYMALGVPAMVSPVGMNSEVVTDGVNGYICASYQDWYQGLEKLLQDHDLRTRFGQAARATIEARFSVEANRPNFLALFA, translated from the coding sequence ATGCATATTTTGTTTTTGGTGCCGTATCCTCCCGGCAAAGCTCCTTCTCAGCGGTTCCGGTTCGAGCAGTACCTGCATTTCCTGGCCGGCGCGGGCCACACCTACCAGTTGGAGCCGTTTATTTCGGAAGACACCTGGAGTATTCTCTACAAGCCGGGCCACACGCTGAGCAAGGCCCTGGGCATCATCGGCGGGTTTCTGCGGCGCTTTCTGCTGCTGTTTTCCGTGCCGAAGGCCGATTTCGTTTTCATTCACCGCGAAGCTTCGCCCATCGGGCCGCCCATCTTCGAGTGGATTATTGCCAAACTCTTCGGCAAGCGGATCGTGTACGACTTCGACGACGCCATCTGGATTCCGAATACGTCGGCGGCCAACAGCATCGTGGCCGGAGTGAAGTGGCACCACAAGGTGGGCAGCATCTGCCGCTGGGCCTACAAAATCAGCTGTGGCAACACGTATCTGCGGGATTACGCCCGGCAGTTCAATCCCAACGCCATTGTTAACCCCACCACGATTGACACCGTGAACCTGCACAACCAGGTGAAGGATCAGCGCACCGAGCAGCTGGTTATCGGCTGGACGGGCACGCACTCCACCATGAAGTACCTGGAGCAGGTGGTGCCGGTGCTGGCCGAGCTGGAGCAGCACTACGCCTTCGAGTTCCGGGTAATATCTAACCAGGAGCCCCAACTGCCGCTCAAGTCCTTATCCTTCCGCCCCTGGCGCAAAGACACCGAAATAGCCGATTTGCTGACCTTCAACATTGGCCTGATGCCGCTGGAAGACGACCCGTGGGCCAAGGGCAAGTGCGCGTTTAAAGCCCTGCAATACATGGCGTTGGGCGTGCCGGCTATGGTGTCGCCGGTGGGCATGAACAGTGAAGTGGTAACCGACGGGGTGAACGGCTACATCTGCGCTTCCTACCAGGATTGGTACCAGGGACTGGAAAAGCTGCTCCAGGACCACGACCTGCGCACCCGCTTTGGTCAGGCGGCCCGGGCTACCATCGAGGCCCGCTTCTCGGTCGAGGCAAACCGGCCCAATTTCTTGGCGCTGTTTGCCTGA
- a CDS encoding tol-pal system protein YbgF, which yields MIQKLRFILLLLLLPLAARAQQPDTTRTPAPIRKIELENVDIAPGAVDTKGWLLLDKDIQTELEGAVQNLYNFKYDKAEKQFRSLRRRYPQHPMPYFLLGLSAWWKIVPTNVQTKIYDKPFFAYMDTAITYSERLYEADNKNYEACFFLSAAYGFDARLNAERKNWRKATVSSKRALDYLEKSKEANGLSPEFLFGQALFNYYAVWISENYPLLRPVLLFFPKGNRALGLQQLKSVADNGFYTGLEAKTFLMRILNNEENNTAASMPVARYLASNYPDNAYFQRFYALLCFNEGNFPECERVSREILDKLNRGLPGYEGISGRYATYFLGWLMQNKYKDRAKAKDYYQRSIVFAESTGDTSGGFYLYANQKLAQIADKEKDTQAALRYYAVVADKAEHKSAEYKEAKAYVKKNKK from the coding sequence ATGATCCAAAAACTCCGTTTTATCCTGTTGCTCCTGCTGCTGCCCCTGGCGGCGCGGGCCCAGCAGCCCGATACAACCCGTACGCCCGCTCCCATCCGCAAAATCGAGCTGGAGAACGTGGACATTGCGCCCGGAGCCGTCGATACCAAGGGCTGGCTGCTGCTGGACAAGGATATTCAGACGGAGCTGGAGGGTGCGGTGCAGAACCTCTACAACTTCAAGTACGACAAGGCCGAAAAGCAGTTCCGCTCCCTGCGCCGCCGCTACCCCCAGCACCCGATGCCGTACTTTCTGCTGGGCCTAAGCGCCTGGTGGAAAATCGTGCCGACCAACGTTCAGACCAAGATTTACGACAAGCCGTTTTTCGCCTACATGGACACGGCCATTACCTACAGTGAGCGGCTGTACGAGGCGGATAACAAGAACTACGAAGCCTGCTTTTTCCTGTCGGCCGCCTACGGCTTTGATGCCCGCCTGAACGCCGAGCGCAAAAACTGGCGCAAGGCCACCGTGAGCAGCAAGCGCGCCCTCGACTACCTGGAAAAAAGCAAGGAAGCCAACGGCCTGAGCCCGGAGTTCCTGTTCGGCCAGGCCCTGTTCAACTACTACGCCGTCTGGATTTCGGAAAATTACCCTTTGCTGCGGCCCGTGCTGCTGTTTTTCCCGAAGGGCAACCGCGCCCTGGGCTTGCAGCAGCTCAAGAGCGTGGCCGACAATGGCTTTTACACCGGTCTGGAAGCCAAGACTTTCCTAATGCGCATCCTCAACAACGAGGAAAACAACACGGCCGCCTCGATGCCGGTGGCGCGCTACCTTGCTTCCAATTACCCCGACAACGCCTACTTCCAGCGCTTCTACGCCCTGCTCTGCTTCAACGAGGGCAACTTTCCGGAGTGTGAGCGGGTGAGCCGCGAAATTCTGGACAAGCTCAACCGCGGACTGCCGGGCTACGAGGGCATCAGTGGGCGCTACGCCACCTATTTCCTGGGCTGGCTGATGCAGAACAAGTATAAGGACCGGGCCAAGGCCAAAGACTATTACCAGCGCAGCATCGTATTCGCGGAAAGCACTGGCGACACCAGCGGCGGCTTCTATCTGTATGCCAACCAGAAGCTGGCCCAGATTGCCGATAAGGAAAAGGATACCCAGGCGGCCCTGCGCTATTACGCCGTAGTAGCCGACAAGGCCGAGCACAAATCGGCGGAGTACAAGGAGGCCAAGGCCTACGTGAAGAAGAACAAGAAATAA